DNA sequence from the Phycisphaerae bacterium genome:
CGGCCGCGGGGGCATGGGCATCGTGTATGAAGCAGAGCAGCGCGATCCGAAGCGGGCGGTCGCCGTTAAGGTGCTGCACGCGGGGCTGGGGGTCGATGCGCGATTGGAGCGGATGTTTCGGCGCGAGGTGCACGTCCTGGGCCGGCTTAGGCATCCCGGCATTGCGGCGATTCACGAGGCGGGCCGGGCTGCGGATGGGCGGGCGTTCTTCGCCATGGAGCTTGTACAGGGGTCGGCACTGACGGCCTTTGTGCGCGCAAAGCGGCCACCCCTGCAACAACGACTCGGTCTTTTTCAGAGGGTGTGCGAAGCCATCGCGTACGCGCACCAACGCGGCGTGATCCATCGCGACCTGAAACCGTCGAATATCCTTGTGGATGCGGGCGGCGATCCCAAGGTCCTGGATTTCGGTCTGGCCAAGATTTTCGAATTGGAAGAAGGCGGCACACCGGTGACGGCGGTAACCGAGGAGGGGCGGATTCAGGGGACGCTTCCGTACATGAGCCCCGAGCAGGTACGCGGCGATCCGGCGGAGGTCGATGTTCGCAGCGATATTTACTCGCTCGGCGTTGTGTTATACGAGCTGTTGACGGGCCGATTGCCCTACTCGATTGAACGCCGAAGTCTGCCGGAGGCGGCGCGGACCATTTGTGAGCAAGCGCCGGCGGCGCTTTCTAGCATCGACCGGGACTTGCGCGGCGATCTGGAGACGATTGTCCGCAAGGCGCTGGAGAAAGAGCCGGGCCAACGGTATTCCAGCGCGGCGGCACTGGCGGAGGACATCGGGCGGCTACTGGCCAATCAGCCGATCCTCGCTCGCCCTCCGACGATGACCTATCAACTGCGCAAACTGGTGGCCCGGCATAAGGTGCCCTTTGTATTGTTAGCGGCCATCGTCGCGTTGGCGACGGGATCCGCGATTGTGACGGGCGTTTTGTACGCCCGGGCGTCGACGAATCTCACGCGGGCCCGCGAGGCGGAGGCCCGGGCTGACGCGGATGCCCGGCGGGCCCGGCATGAGGCGGAGGTCGCCACAACGATCAAGGACTTCCTGATGGCGACGTTCCGCGTCTCCGATCCCGAAGTGGGACAGGGAACGACGGTGAGCGCGCGGCAGCTCCTGGATCGGGCCGCCGAGCGCGTGCGAAAGTACCAAGGCGTTGACGAGGAGGTGCAGGCGTCCATCATGCACACGATTGGCAGCGTCTATGCGAATCTGGGGCTCTACGTGGAAGCAGCGTCGCTCTTGCGCGAGGCGCTGACCTTGCGGCACGCGAAGGACCCAACGTCGACAGAGGTTGCCGATACCGCTTCCGAGTTGGCCGACATTTTGCGCCGGACCGGCGATGAAGAGGGTGCGCGCACGCTTTTTGAAGCGGCCGTGACGATCATGAAGCGGCGGGGGCGCGAGGATGATTTTCACATCCTGATGCTCCTGCAGAATCTGGCGGAACTCCGGGCGCAACAGGGCGATCTTCTGGGTGCGGAGGCGGCGTGTCGCGAGATCATCGCGGCGATGCGAAAGTCGGCGAATGGGGAGATTGGATTGCCGGCAGCGCTGAATACCCTGGCGGGCGTGCTGGCGGAGCTGGGACGTTATGAGGAAGCGGTTTCCGTTCAGGAGGAAGCGATCCAACGTCTAGCAGCCACGAAACATGTCGGTCCGGTCACGGTGCTCAAATACCGCGGGAACTTTGCGTGGCTCCTGGCGCTGGCGGGGCGACTCGATGAGGCAGAACCGCTGATCCGGGAGGTCCTGGCGGAGCGACGACGGGTTCTGCCGCCACGGCATCTGGAGATTGCGACGTCGTTGGTGACGCTCGGTGTTGTTTGCCTCAAACGGGAGCGGGCCGATGAGGCGGAGCCGCTTTTCCAGGAAGCATTGAGTATTCGGCGGGATGCATTGGGCGAAAACGCATTACCGGTGGCGGAGGTGATGGGATTTCTGGGCGAATGCTTCGTCGAGTTGGGGCGTTTTGATGACGCCGACAAGTCGCTGCGCGAAAGCTACGAACAAATGCGTCGGAGTCCCGAGGCCCACTCCCTGATCCGCCGCGAGGGGGCCGAGCGACTGGCAAAGCTCTATGAGCGATGGGGGCGGGCAGAGATGGCCGCGGAATGGCGGCGGCGCGCAGCGGATGGCGCCGGGCTTTGATTCGCGAGCGCGTGGTCACATCACTTTCGTTCTGCTTACCTAATCCGCGCGGACCCGGTCCAGGTTCTTGCGGGTGCGATCGATCCGGGGGTCCGACGGCGCGAGCCGGAGTTGCTGGATTTCCAGGGCTTCTTTGAAGCAGGTGCGCGCCTCCTGGCTGTCGCCTCGCTTCAGGAGGATTTCACCGAGTTCGACGAGACAGACGGAGAGGTTCGGATGCTGCCGGCGCTCCAGGCCGCGCTCGATGTCAATCGCGTCGCGCAGACGCGATTCGGCGGATTGGGCATCACCCTGTGAACGATCGATGATCGCCAGACGGGCGAGGGCCCACGCACTGTCGGCGTGATCGGGACCCCAGCGCTTGCTCAGACTTTCGAGCGCACTTTGGCAGAGTTGAGTCGCTTCCGGTTGATCCGTCGGCAGTACGCCGGCCAGCCAGATTTGGGCGACGGCGGTTTCGGGGTGCGTGGGCCCCAGGCGATCACGGCGAATATCCAAGGCTTCGCGAATTAGTCCTTCGGCGGCGGCGCGGTCGCCACGTAGTGCCGCGATGCGGCCCAGGCCGATGAGGGCATTAGTCATCTTGGGATGGCGATCACCAAACAAGGCCCGCCAACATTCCTCCGCGTCGTCGTAGAGCTTCTTCGCTTCCTCCGGACGGTTCATCTCCAATAGCACAGCCGCGAGGTTTTGGCAGGCATAGCCCTTGGCGCGATGGTGGATTTTCGAGGCTCCTCCCCATTTCTCGTAGACGATCCGGCACAACGGTTCCGCCTCTCGATAGCGTCCCTGTTCCCTCAAAAATGTCGCATAGTTGTTCTTGGTGAGATTGCTGTCGCTCTCTCCGGCGACGCGTTCTTCCATTTCGACGGACTCGACGAACAGCGTTTCGGCCTCCACCGCCGCGCCGCGCGCGGCAAGCAGGTTGGCCAAATCGGACAGGGCATGGGAAAGCGTCCGGTGACCGTCGGGGAAGAGCTTGCGCAGGATGCGGACCTGTTCGCGATGCATCGACTCCGCCTGCTGGAATTGTCCCCATTGCGAGTAGATTTCTCCCAGGTTCGTCAACGTCTGGGCCACGTCAAAATGGTCATTCCCGTGAAGGCGGCGACGGATGGCCAGTGCTTCGACCAGGTGCGGCGCGGCCGTTTCGTAGCGACCCGCAGCGGTGAGCATTTCCGCGTAGCTGCTGAGCGCGGCCGCGAGGTGAAGGTCCTGGCCGGGCAGTGCCCGCCAAAGACGGATCGCCTCCTGATACCGGCGCTCCGCCTCCGGATATTCATTGCGTCGAAAGCGATTGTTGGCCAGGGCTCCCAGTGATTCGGCGACCGCAGGGTCTTTGTTTCCCAACAGTCGAACCCGCAGTTCGTATGCCTCGCGCAGTATCTTCTCGGCCTCCCTTGGATCCTCCCGGTGATCGGCCAACACTCCGACGAGGTGGAGCGTCGCCGCGTATGCGGCATCCTCGTTGGCCGTCGATGATTGACGAAGGATCAACGCCCTTTGGGCGTGCCGCCGGCCCGCCTCGTATTGATCCAACGCCAAATAGCCGCGGGCCAGCGTCTCGTGCATGGAGGCCAGCGTCGCTGCATCATCGGCCAGTTCGGTTTCCAGATTCTCCGCCGCGCGGTCCAGCAGGTCTCGGACGGAGACGTTGGCGCCGACGGCGCGGGGATCGATCGACTCGATCATGCTGGTGAGGTAGGCGCTGATGCGCTCGGCACGTCGAGCCTGGGTTCGCGCGGCATCGCGCTGCCTGGCAACCTGGGCTTTCTGGACGCCGAGCGTGAGGGCGGAGACGGCCATGACGAGGATCAGGGCCGCGCCGAGCGCAGCGGGAACCTTGTGCCGAAGTATGAGCTTGCGGAGCTGGTACAGGCCGCTGGGCGGCCGAGCAAGGATGGGCAGATTGGTCAAGTACCGGTCAATGTCTTCGGCAAAGGCTGCGGCGCTGGGATAGCGTTCAGAAGGTCCCTTGGCGAGCGCCTTGAGAATAATGGTTTCAAGGTCGCCGCGAAGACCGGGATGCGCAGCGCTGGGGTGCGCGACCGGTCGATCGCTGATGGTGCGCACGGCTTCCGCCCAGGCCGAAGTCTTGACTTCATAGGGCCTCGCACCGGTCAGTAATTCGTAAAGGATGAGCCCCAGCGTATAGACGTCGCTGCGGACGTCGACGGCCTCGGTCTCGCCGCGCGCCTGCTCGGGACTCATGTATGCCAGCGTACCGAGGAGGCGGCCGCTCTCAGTCACATTCGTGCCCAGTTCGCCGTCAGGATCGTGCAACCGGGCCAGACCGAAGTCGAGAATCTTGGGGTTGCCGGTGTCGTCAATGAGGATATTGGATGGCTTAAGGTCGCGATGGATCACGCCGCGTTGGTGGGCGTAGCTGATCGCCTCGCAGATTTTCTTGAACAGGACCAACGCATCGGCCGAAGGGCGGGAAGCGCCGCAAGGTCGGCACCACTCGCGCAGCGGCCGCCCGTTCACCAGCTCCATTGCAAAATAGTCCTGCCCCGCATCGGTCTGTCCGGCGTCGTAAATCGTGGCGATAAAGGGATGTTTGAGTCGAGCCAGCAATTGCACTTCGCGGCGGAAGAGCTTGACATGAGTGGGGTCCGAGTCCGAGCGGCGAAGCATGACCTTCAGGGCGACGGATCGCCCGGTCGACTCTTGCCGCGCCTCGTACACGACGCCCATACCGCCGCGGCCGATCTCACGGACGATCGTGTAA
Encoded proteins:
- a CDS encoding tetratricopeptide repeat protein, which translates into the protein MDNPCPDIFELEQLADGAMEGGPTGRIGTHLAGCASCRDRLSDIKENLELIAPMNRVMTRLKISPSSFGMPEFIGEYRIVREIGRGGMGIVYEAEQRDPKRAVAVKVLHAGLGVDARLERMFRREVHVLGRLRHPGIAAIHEAGRAADGRAFFAMELVQGSALTAFVRAKRPPLQQRLGLFQRVCEAIAYAHQRGVIHRDLKPSNILVDAGGDPKVLDFGLAKIFELEEGGTPVTAVTEEGRIQGTLPYMSPEQVRGDPAEVDVRSDIYSLGVVLYELLTGRLPYSIERRSLPEAARTICEQAPAALSSIDRDLRGDLETIVRKALEKEPGQRYSSAAALAEDIGRLLANQPILARPPTMTYQLRKLVARHKVPFVLLAAIVALATGSAIVTGVLYARASTNLTRAREAEARADADARRARHEAEVATTIKDFLMATFRVSDPEVGQGTTVSARQLLDRAAERVRKYQGVDEEVQASIMHTIGSVYANLGLYVEAASLLREALTLRHAKDPTSTEVADTASELADILRRTGDEEGARTLFEAAVTIMKRRGREDDFHILMLLQNLAELRAQQGDLLGAEAACREIIAAMRKSANGEIGLPAALNTLAGVLAELGRYEEAVSVQEEAIQRLAATKHVGPVTVLKYRGNFAWLLALAGRLDEAEPLIREVLAERRRVLPPRHLEIATSLVTLGVVCLKRERADEAEPLFQEALSIRRDALGENALPVAEVMGFLGECFVELGRFDDADKSLRESYEQMRRSPEAHSLIRREGAERLAKLYERWGRAEMAAEWRRRAADGAGL
- a CDS encoding serine/threonine-protein kinase codes for the protein MTLEDPDAGANSPEAVDEALRAFWRGSSGAIDALAPDEAGAPSLGAALANLYQPPASAPPIEMVTGDYTIVREIGRGGMGVVYEARQESTGRSVALKVMLRRSDSDPTHVKLFRREVQLLARLKHPFIATIYDAGQTDAGQDYFAMELVNGRPLREWCRPCGASRPSADALVLFKKICEAISYAHQRGVIHRDLKPSNILIDDTGNPKILDFGLARLHDPDGELGTNVTESGRLLGTLAYMSPEQARGETEAVDVRSDVYTLGLILYELLTGARPYEVKTSAWAEAVRTISDRPVAHPSAAHPGLRGDLETIILKALAKGPSERYPSAAAFAEDIDRYLTNLPILARPPSGLYQLRKLILRHKVPAALGAALILVMAVSALTLGVQKAQVARQRDAARTQARRAERISAYLTSMIESIDPRAVGANVSVRDLLDRAAENLETELADDAATLASMHETLARGYLALDQYEAGRRHAQRALILRQSSTANEDAAYAATLHLVGVLADHREDPREAEKILREAYELRVRLLGNKDPAVAESLGALANNRFRRNEYPEAERRYQEAIRLWRALPGQDLHLAAALSSYAEMLTAAGRYETAAPHLVEALAIRRRLHGNDHFDVAQTLTNLGEIYSQWGQFQQAESMHREQVRILRKLFPDGHRTLSHALSDLANLLAARGAAVEAETLFVESVEMEERVAGESDSNLTKNNYATFLREQGRYREAEPLCRIVYEKWGGASKIHHRAKGYACQNLAAVLLEMNRPEEAKKLYDDAEECWRALFGDRHPKMTNALIGLGRIAALRGDRAAAEGLIREALDIRRDRLGPTHPETAVAQIWLAGVLPTDQPEATQLCQSALESLSKRWGPDHADSAWALARLAIIDRSQGDAQSAESRLRDAIDIERGLERRQHPNLSVCLVELGEILLKRGDSQEARTCFKEALEIQQLRLAPSDPRIDRTRKNLDRVRAD